CAGACCATATCAAGGGGTTATTAAACACATATCTAAATAATACGTGTATTCCTGTAATAGATAATGTTAGGACAAGCAGAACAGAACATATTCCTCTGAATAGAGCTATAACCTTTAAAATTATGTTATCAATTTTTTGCATATTTATCCTTTCCTTAAATAATACAGTTGCAATACAGCTGCTTTGCAACTGTATTATTTATAACAATTTAATAGGTTATAAATTAATACTTATATCCTTTGATTTCCTCAATAATTGATTCTAAGTAATCATAATCTGCATACATAGGTGCTACAGCATCTTGAAACTCTTGAATATTTACTTGTGTAAATTCACATCCAGCTTCAATTGCCTCTTGCTTACTTTCTTCCTGTGCTTTTATCATAGCTTCTCTTTGCCAAATAGCTGCTTCTTGTGCCGCTTCTTTCACTAGTTCAAACTGTTCATCTGTAAGCTTTTCTTTAACTGTGGCACTCATAATCAAATTACAAAATCCTGCCGTATGCCTATCCTCCATATAATACTTTGCGACCTCATAATGTCCAGATGTTGTATAACTTACAAAATCATTTTCTGCGCTGTCAATCACACCTGTTTGTAATGCAGTGAAAACATCCGCATAAGGCATAGGAGTAGCTGTTGCATTTAAAGCTGTAATCATATTAATATTCGCTGCGGAATCCATAACTCGTATTTTTTTTCCTGCTAAATCAGCTAAACTCACCGCCTTTTCCATTGTATAAAATGACCGCCACCCTGAAGAAAGATAGTTTAAGACATACACCCCCGTCTTTTCCAGCATTTCTTCATTAAGCGCTTTTCCAACACTACCATCTACAGCAGCCCATCTATGCGCATCATCATTAAACATATAAGGAAGTGTTAATGCCTCATAACCGTCCACATACTGTGTTAATTGAACCACATTTATACGCGCAAAATCTAATACACCTGCTTTAACTTGCTCTGTCGTTTCAGCCTCTTCTCCCAACTGTGCATTTGGATATACTTCGATTTGTACTTGTCCATTGGTTTTTTCATTTACTAATTCTGCAAATTTTTCTCCTGATTGCGCCAAAGGACTAGATAGTGGTTGATTATCAGCCAACTTTAATGTAATCGGTGTGTTCTCACCAGCCTCACTTTCATTCGAATTGCTGCATCCTGTTGGTACCACCATAGATAACACCAAACATAAAACTAAAATTAATTTTTTCATTTTTCTTCTCCTTTTTTTTTATTATTAAATCATATAAAATATGAATTAATTTCGGCAATCGATTTCCCATTATGCGAAAATATTGCCACACATTTGTGTAGCTTTATCTTCACGCTCTTGGTTTTGATGTACTCTTTCTTAAAATCAAATTAACATCTTGGGAGCAGTCTATTTTTGAAGCATAATCTCTATCCTCAAGAACTTCCAGTAAATACTGAATACTTTTTTGTCCAACCTCATATTTATTAACTTTCAACGTAGTTATTTCAGGTTCGATTAAATTTGAAAAGAACGTATCATCAAATCCTATCACTGAATAGTCTTTTGGAATACTGTAACCCTGGTTTTTTAATACAGATATAGCGCCTAGAGCAACCAAGTCATTCATACATACAATACCTGTTATGTCCTTATTTTTACTCTTAAGCATTTCATTGGCACAGAATATACCTGTATTGCAATCAGGTATAGAGTCGTTTGTTCCCACTTTTTTTTCCTTTTCATCTACAAAAACATTATTTTTGTTGTATACTATTCCAAATTCTTTTAATGCCTTTTTATAGCCTCTTAGTTTTTCTTCACGTATTTTATTATCTATTTTTGAAATAAACAAAGCAATGTTTTTGTGTCCCAATTCTATCAAATGTTTTGTCACGGTATAAGCTTCTTCTTCTCGGTCAAAATACATGGTTGGAATCCTATCGTCTAATTCACTTTTTATTCCAATAGATACAACCTTCCCACCTCTATTAATAAAATTTTTCAAACTTTCAGGCACATTATCTACAAATATTGTTATAATTCCACTGACACGGTCTCCAATTAAACGCTCTAAATACTTATCTGTTCTTACATCTTCACGATCACAACTACATATATTAATCGTATAATTGTGTTTTATGGCTTCATCTTCCATTCCTCTTACAATTGATGGATAAAAGGGGTTATCAATTGATGGTAGTATAACACCAATTGTTTGGTTAGTATTCTTTTTAAGATTCCTTGCCAGGCTGTTCGGATAATAATTCATACGTTTCGCTGCATCTTCAACTCGCTGTTTAATTTCTGGTGTCACTCTTCTCTGCGACTTTCCAAGAACTCTTGAAACTGTACTTGGTGATAAATCAAGTTCTTTCGCAATATCGTAAATTGTTATTCTTTTTTTCATACATCCTCCACATCTCGCTATGGCAATCGATTTCCAACATAGTATATCAAGCTTCATTTTATTTGTCAATAAATATCAACTTTTTATTTAATCATTTTCTGATTCATATCTGATAATGTCTTAAGTAATCACATTTGATTATGTCCCAAAAGGAAAGGATGTCGTATAATAGAAACTCACTAAACGAACGAGGTTATATTATGCGAAAAATTGAACTTAACATGAAAGAACATTACAAAAAGGACTTCAATAGAATCGACACTGCCTTGATCGATATCGAAGAAGCCCCATTCCCGCCGTCCCCGCTGTTCCTTCTTTGGTGAAATGTTGCAGATGGACGCCTCCATCCACCAATAGTACGGTCAGACAAAGTTGAACTCGTGAACTCGCCCCAATAAATTAGTCCACTTTAAATGTTAAAAAAGTGATAAAATTATACAAAAGGAGTGGTCCAATCTATGAAAAAAACAAGATACACAGAAGAACAAATTGCCTTTGCTCTAAAGCAAGCAGAATTAGGTACTCCAGTTGAAGAAGTATGCAGAAAACTTGGAGTCACCCAACAAACTTTTTATCGTTGGAAGAAAAAATATGAAGGTATGTTGCCCAGTGATATGAAAAGGCTCAAGCAACTCGAAGAGGAAAATAGAAAGCTCAAACAATTGGTTGCCGATTTAAGTCTAGATAAGTCAATGCTACAAGATGTCATATCAAAAAAGCTGTAAAGCCTGCGGAAAAAAATGAATTAGTTCACTACCTACAGGTATGTTTTCAGGTTAGTGAGCGTAGGGCATGTAAAGTTTTAAAGCATAATCGTTCAACACTGAGATACAGTAGCATTAAGGATGAGCAGGCCTTCCTCAGAATGAGAATCAAAGAAATTGCAACAACAAGGATTAGGTATGGGTATCGTAGGATCCATGTCTTGCTTCAACGTGAAGGCTGGCAAGTAAATCATAAGCGAGTGTACCGTATTTATAAACAAGAGGGCTTAAATCTTCGAAACAAAAGTGGGCGAAAAAGAATTAGTTCTCCTAGGGTACCAGATAAAAATAAACCTGTAGCAATAAACGAATGCTGGGCAATGGACTTCGTCTCAGATCAGACTTTTAACGGAAAAAGGTTCAGAGCATTAACTATCATTGATACTTTCATCAGAGAATGTGTGGGAATACATGTTGATAAATCCATCAAGGGTGAACATGTTGCACTTAAGTTAAGTGAGATATGCCTTGAAAGGGGATTCCCGAAAAAAATCAAAGTGGATAATGGCCCGGAGTTTATTTCTAGATCATTAGATTCTTGGGCTTACTTCAACAAAGTCAAACTCGAATTCTCAAGGCCAGGGACACCAACAGATAATGCAGTCATCGAATCCTTTAACGGGAGCCTTAGAGACGAATGTCTAAATGTAAGTTGGTTCATATCATTAGATGACGCAAAAGGAAAAATCGAGGCATGGAGATTGGACTACAATGAATTCAGACCTCACTCTGGACTAACACACATGGCACCATCCGAATTTGCCCAAAATCATAACGAAAAATCGATTTCATAATGAACATTTTAACTTTAAATATGGACCAAAAAAAGGGTGCTACTCATAAGTTATGGTATGAAGATTGGGGTCAGGTCAATACTATGGCCCAGTCTAAAAGACCGAGAAGAACATTTACCCCTGAATTCAAACATCAACTAGTCCAGCTTTACAAAAGTGGTAAACGCAAATGCGATATTACCAAAGAATATGACGTTGGTTATTCAACTCTTGATAAATGGATCAAGCAAGAGGAGAATAGTGGTTCTTTTAAGGAAAAGGATAACTTGACACCTGAGCAACTAGAACTCATTAAACTTTGAAAACAAAATCAACAACTTCTCATGGAAAATGATATTTTAAAGCAAGCAGCTCACAAGTTTACTTCGTAAACCGTCTTCGACGCCGATATCTCTCGGTTATTACTGATAATGGGACGAAAATCAAAGTGATAAGAAACAATACTCACAAATATTCGGTATCAGCAATGTGTCGCGTCCTACAACTCCCTAGAAGTACTTATTATTATGAAGCCAAACACAAGCCCGATGATAGTGATTTGGTTTTGAAAATTAAAACTATATTTAAAGAGAGCCGGAATAATTACGGAGCTCTAAAAATCAAAAATGAATTATATACTCAGTTTGAGATCGCTGTTTCTAAACGTAGAATTCGACGTATCATGAAACAAGAATGCTTGATTTCGTCATATCAAGTGTCAAAATATAAACCACATAAAGAAACATGTAATGAATCAAAAACAGCTAATTTGCTCAAACGCAACTTCAATACTGAAGAACCTAAACAAGCTGTTGTAAGCGATCTTACCTATGTTAGAGTTGGTTCCTCATGGAATTATATATGTGTCGTTATCGATCTATTCAATCGTGAAATAATCGGTTACAGTGCAGGTACAAGAAAAGATGCATTATTAGTATCAAAAGCATTTGCCACCATCGAAGGTGAACTATCAAAGATCCAGATTTTTCATACAGATCGTGGAAACGAGTTTAAAAACAAACTAATTGATGACACTTTGGAAACCTTTTCTATCCAACGATCTCTCAGTATGAAAGGGTGTCCGTATGATAATGCTGTAGCAGAAGCTACCTACAAGATTATCAAAACTGAGTTTGTAAAGCAGTATAAATTTGAAAATATTGAGCAACTAAAAATCGAACTGGCAGACTATGTTAACTGGTTTAATAATCATAGAATCCATTCTGCACTTGGTTATTTAACCCCAAAACAATACAAAAACATTCACCTTAAAAAAGTTGTCTAAAAAAGTGTTGCCAATTCACTTCTTAATGCTAGTATATAAGCCTAAACTAAAGCGAACTTAAAACTTTATTTTAAATCAACTTAAAATTTTATATTTTCACTTTCCTATACCGTATAAACAGATCTTTAATATATAAAAACACTCCCCTCTAGTATCAGATTTTTTATTCTGGCTACCATAAGGGGAGTATTTTATTATAAATCAGGATTTTTAAAGCTGTACAGTAAAGATAATTGTTTTTCCATCTACACTCTCTGCTGTGATTTTACCTTTATGCTTTAATACAATGGCTTTAGCAATAGATAAACCAATACCATATCCTTCTAAATTACTATTTCTAGAGTTATCTGCTCTGTAAAATCTATCAAAAAGGATATCGTAATTTCCACTGCTTAGATTTTCTACTTTATTTGTCGTCTGTAAAAATATTTTTTTAGCTTGTTTTTTTAATTTTACTTTTATGGGCTTGTCTTTTAATCCATATTTTAAAGCATTGTCAATTAGTATTGAAACCAGTTGACTTATCGATTGTTCATTTCCATAGTAATCAATATTCTCTTCAATTTCTAATACTAATTCCTTATCAAAAAATTTACTCATTTCACGAAATTGTTCGGTAGTTTCTAATACCAAATCAGATAAAGAAAAATCGTTGTACGTAAGCCGGCTTTTTTCTTCATCCATTCTAGTTAGAGATACTAGGCTTTCTACAAGATTGGTTAATCTAAGAACTTGATTATGAATACTCTTTGTCCATTGACTTTCTTCATAATTCACTTCTATCACTTCTGTATTTGTACTAATAATTGCAAGAGGGGGTTTTTAATTCATGACCTGCATCTGTGATAAACTTTTTTTGTTTTTCATAACTCTCCGCTATAGGCGCTATAGCCTTTTTAGAAAATACAAGCACAATAATAAAAACTGAAATTATAGCTATTATGCCAGTCATCATACTATTTCTTAAAAATGAATAGAAAATCTCCAAATCTCGCCCAATATTTACAAATACTAATAATGACCCATAATCTTTATTTACAACACTATACTTATAATCATCTGTAATTCCACTCTTTTTTTTGC
This sequence is a window from Vallitaleaceae bacterium 9-2. Protein-coding genes within it:
- a CDS encoding TRAP transporter substrate-binding protein — protein: MKKLILVLCLVLSMVVPTGCSNSNESEAGENTPITLKLADNQPLSSPLAQSGEKFAELVNEKTNGQVQIEVYPNAQLGEEAETTEQVKAGVLDFARINVVQLTQYVDGYEALTLPYMFNDDAHRWAAVDGSVGKALNEEMLEKTGVYVLNYLSSGWRSFYTMEKAVSLADLAGKKIRVMDSAANINMITALNATATPMPYADVFTALQTGVIDSAENDFVSYTTSGHYEVAKYYMEDRHTAGFCNLIMSATVKEKLTDEQFELVKEAAQEAAIWQREAMIKAQEESKQEAIEAGCEFTQVNIQEFQDAVAPMYADYDYLESIIEEIKGYKY
- a CDS encoding LacI family DNA-binding transcriptional regulator; the encoded protein is MKKRITIYDIAKELDLSPSTVSRVLGKSQRRVTPEIKQRVEDAAKRMNYYPNSLARNLKKNTNQTIGVILPSIDNPFYPSIVRGMEDEAIKHNYTINICSCDREDVRTDKYLERLIGDRVSGIITIFVDNVPESLKNFINRGGKVVSIGIKSELDDRIPTMYFDREEEAYTVTKHLIELGHKNIALFISKIDNKIREEKLRGYKKALKEFGIVYNKNNVFVDEKEKKVGTNDSIPDCNTGIFCANEMLKSKNKDITGIVCMNDLVALGAISVLKNQGYSIPKDYSVIGFDDTFFSNLIEPEITTLKVNKYEVGQKSIQYLLEVLEDRDYASKIDCSQDVNLILRKSTSKPRA
- a CDS encoding IS3 family transposase (programmed frameshift), producing MKKTRYTEEQIAFALKQAELGTPVEEVCRKLGVTQQTFYRWKKKYEGMLPSDMKRLKQLEEENRKLKQLVADLSLDKSMLQDVIFKKAVKPAEKNELVHYLQVCFQVSERRACKVLKHNRSTLRYSSIKDEQAFLRMRIKEIATTRIRYGYRRIHVLLQREGWQVNHKRVYRIYKQEGLNLRNKSGRKRISSPRVPDKNKPVAINECWAMDFVSDQTFNGKRFRALTIIDTFIRECVGIHVDKSIKGEHVALKLSEICLERGFPKKIKVDNGPEFISRSLDSWAYFNKVKLEFSRPGTPTDNAVIESFNGSLRDECLNVSWFISLDDAKGKIEAWRLDYNEFRPHSGLTHMAPSEFAQNHNEKSIS
- a CDS encoding HAMP domain-containing sensor histidine kinase, which encodes MNYEESQWTKSIHNQVLRLTNLVESLVSLTRMDEEKSRLTYNDFSLSDLVLETTEQFREMSKFFDKELVLEIEENIDYYGNEQSISQLVSILIDNALKYGLKDKPIKVKLKKQAKKIFLQTTNKVENLSSGNYDILFDRFYRADNSRNSNLEGYGIGLSIAKAIVLKHKGKITAESVDGKTIIFTVQL